In Pseudoalteromonas carrageenovora IAM 12662, the following proteins share a genomic window:
- a CDS encoding YehS family protein — MTNNDILRRLRYTFNLTDTAMVDIFAAAEAIVTTEQVIAWLIKEGEQEFVKISDTEFATFLNGFINTKRGKRDGEQPIPESKLNNNIIFMKLRIALNMKAEDVIATLALVDFDLSKHELSAFSRKVENKHYRVCNDQILRLFLTGVQQQYRPAE, encoded by the coding sequence TTGACAAATAACGATATTTTACGCCGTCTTCGCTACACCTTTAACTTAACAGATACTGCCATGGTTGATATTTTTGCTGCAGCAGAGGCTATAGTAACTACAGAGCAAGTCATTGCATGGTTAATAAAAGAGGGCGAGCAAGAGTTTGTTAAAATTTCAGACACTGAGTTTGCAACGTTCTTAAACGGGTTTATTAATACTAAACGCGGTAAGCGTGACGGTGAGCAACCAATACCAGAAAGTAAGCTAAATAATAATATTATTTTTATGAAGCTGCGTATTGCGCTAAACATGAAAGCAGAAGATGTAATAGCAACGCTTGCACTTGTTGACTTTGATTTGAGTAAACACGAATTAAGTGCGTTTTCTCGTAAAGTAGAAAACAAGCATTACCGAGTGTGTAACGATCAAATACTGCGTTTATTTTTAACTGGCGTTCAGCAGCAATACCGCCCTGCAGAGTAA
- a CDS encoding S-(hydroxymethyl)glutathione dehydrogenase/class III alcohol dehydrogenase, with translation MSEFIKSKAAIAWGPNQPLSVEEVDVMMPKKGEVMVKITATGVCHTDAFTLSGEDPEGIFPAILGHEGAGVVYAVGEGVTSVEVGDHVIPLYTAECGVCKMCTSGKTNLCSAVRETQGKGLMPDGTTRFFKDGQPIYHYMGCSTFSEYTVLPEISLAKVNKEASLEEICLLGCGVTTGMGAVTNTANVKPGDTVAIFGLGGIGLSAIIGAKMAGAGRIIGVDINTSKFDLATKLGATDLINPKDFDKPVQEVIVEMTEGGVDYSFECIGNVDVMRSALECCHKGWGESVIIGVAGAGQEISTRPFQLVTGRVWRGSAFGGVKGRSQLPEIVERYMAGEFALNDFITHTMSLEQINDSFDLMHEGKSIRTVIHY, from the coding sequence ATGTCTGAATTTATAAAATCAAAAGCGGCGATAGCTTGGGGCCCTAACCAACCTTTAAGCGTTGAAGAAGTTGATGTGATGATGCCTAAAAAAGGCGAAGTAATGGTAAAAATTACCGCTACTGGTGTTTGTCATACCGATGCATTTACCTTATCAGGTGAAGATCCTGAAGGTATATTCCCAGCTATTTTGGGCCACGAAGGCGCAGGCGTTGTATACGCAGTTGGCGAAGGCGTAACGAGTGTTGAAGTGGGCGATCATGTAATTCCTTTATACACAGCTGAATGTGGCGTTTGTAAAATGTGTACATCTGGCAAAACTAACTTGTGTTCAGCAGTACGCGAAACACAAGGTAAAGGCTTAATGCCAGACGGCACAACACGCTTTTTTAAAGACGGTCAACCAATTTACCACTACATGGGTTGCTCAACGTTTTCTGAGTACACAGTACTTCCAGAAATTTCATTAGCCAAAGTAAATAAAGAAGCATCACTTGAAGAAATTTGTTTATTAGGGTGTGGTGTAACAACGGGTATGGGCGCTGTTACAAATACTGCAAACGTAAAACCTGGCGACACAGTTGCAATTTTTGGCCTGGGTGGTATTGGTTTATCTGCAATTATTGGTGCAAAAATGGCAGGTGCTGGTCGTATTATTGGTGTTGATATTAACACCAGTAAATTTGACCTTGCGACGAAACTTGGCGCAACAGATTTAATTAACCCTAAAGATTTCGATAAGCCAGTTCAAGAAGTGATTGTTGAAATGACTGAGGGTGGCGTTGACTACTCGTTTGAATGTATTGGTAATGTTGATGTAATGCGCTCTGCCCTTGAGTGTTGTCATAAAGGTTGGGGGGAGTCGGTAATTATTGGTGTAGCCGGTGCTGGCCAAGAAATTTCTACACGCCCTTTCCAACTGGTTACTGGTCGTGTATGGCGTGGTAGCGCATTTGGTGGCGTTAAAGGCCGCTCGCAACTTCCTGAAATAGTTGAGCGCTACATGGCGGGTGAATTTGCCCTAAACGACTTTATTACTCATACAATGAGCCTTGAACAAATTAACGATTCATTTGATTTAATGCACGAAGGTAAAAGTATTCGTACAGTAATTCATTACTAA
- a CDS encoding lipoprotein-releasing ABC transporter permease subunit, with protein sequence MLLSAFLSERFRAYSGHKDEKNGFVSFIAKASTVGILLGVAVLIVALSVINGFEQQLVHRLLSVVPQVEYVAPSRPIANWPEKVERLEQQPHVTGAAPFIAVNGMAQFKSQLKAVEIRGVEPSLEGNVSAVNQFAGGTLVSQLGQEDVILGKQIAVLLDAHIGDNVTLLIPQISQKGQSLLAPKRVTLTLAGIIEMGGPIDSTAAFIHLNKAQSVLGYDSSQVTGLRLRVDDVFSAHQIALKVGQSISDYVYVSSWFRTQGSLYQDIQMVRTIVYIVVFLIIAVASFNIVSSLVMEVREKQGNIAILKTMGAKDSTILATFVMQGLTQALVGVLLGTLVGVVLALNISELFTWVSQLFGANPLEGVYFIEFLPSKLVLSDIGITVIVTFVLAIFATIYPAWQATRVDPAKVLGN encoded by the coding sequence ATGTTGCTTAGTGCATTTTTAAGTGAACGCTTTAGAGCCTATTCAGGCCATAAAGACGAAAAAAACGGATTTGTTAGTTTTATAGCTAAAGCCTCTACTGTGGGGATTTTACTAGGGGTTGCGGTTTTAATCGTTGCACTGTCGGTAATAAATGGTTTTGAGCAACAATTAGTGCATCGCTTATTAAGTGTTGTACCGCAAGTAGAGTATGTAGCGCCAAGCAGGCCAATTGCCAATTGGCCTGAAAAAGTTGAACGATTAGAGCAGCAGCCACATGTAACAGGCGCTGCACCATTTATAGCTGTAAATGGTATGGCACAATTTAAAAGCCAATTAAAAGCAGTTGAAATAAGAGGTGTCGAACCATCACTTGAAGGAAATGTATCGGCTGTTAATCAGTTTGCAGGTGGTACTTTAGTAAGCCAGCTTGGCCAAGAAGATGTAATTTTAGGCAAGCAAATAGCTGTGCTGCTTGATGCTCACATTGGCGATAATGTCACTTTATTAATTCCGCAAATAAGTCAAAAAGGGCAATCACTACTTGCACCTAAACGTGTAACGCTTACTTTAGCTGGCATAATAGAAATGGGTGGGCCAATAGATAGCACTGCTGCGTTTATTCATTTAAATAAAGCGCAAAGCGTTTTAGGCTACGATAGCAGCCAAGTTACTGGGCTTCGCCTGAGGGTTGATGATGTGTTTTCGGCTCACCAAATAGCGCTCAAAGTAGGGCAAAGTATTAGTGATTATGTTTATGTGTCTAGTTGGTTTAGAACGCAAGGCAGCTTGTATCAAGATATTCAAATGGTGCGCACTATCGTTTATATAGTGGTGTTTTTAATAATTGCTGTAGCGAGTTTTAATATTGTGTCCTCTTTGGTAATGGAAGTACGAGAAAAACAAGGCAATATAGCTATTTTAAAAACCATGGGCGCTAAAGACAGCACTATTTTAGCTACTTTTGTAATGCAAGGTTTAACCCAGGCTTTAGTTGGTGTTCTTTTGGGTACTTTAGTTGGGGTAGTACTTGCATTAAATATTAGTGAACTATTTACTTGGGTAAGCCAATTGTTTGGTGCTAACCCGCTTGAGGGCGTGTACTTTATTGAGTTTTTACCAAGTAAATTAGTACTTAGCGATATTGGTATAACTGTAATAGTCACATTTGTATTAGCAATATTTGCCACTATTTACCCTGCATGGCAAGCTACACGTGTTGATCCCGCCAAGGTACTTGGCAATTAA
- a CDS encoding zinc-binding metallopeptidase family protein, producing MKTFKCNCKDNLTIFFESSHCLACGRTLGIDDNFNLVEPYEFNEETGLYFKAEQPDVPYQKCDNNAHFGACNGMVNLNTFDPPVDKDETLCFACRFNETVPDLTIDKHIPLWRNMETAKRRALYTLKALCVPLNNLNQDPVNGLSFDFITDRNVNDHFVTKLAGHEDVFTGHNCGHITINLAEADDIARSHTKHAMGERYRTLLGHFRHELGHYYFDQLIANSPEKHALCKQYFGDDALDYQEALDIHYKNGAPANWHENFISEYATMHPFEDWAETWAHYMHIIDTLETAKNFSITGSITGSEYEIDEADELRLPQNSHYFYGQTSITSILDSWMEFSIILNSLNRSMGLADAYPFVLTQAVRTKLEFIHHAIHNRLNLMPKLVNTHTD from the coding sequence ATGAAAACCTTTAAATGTAACTGTAAAGATAACCTCACCATTTTTTTTGAAAGTAGTCATTGTTTAGCCTGTGGTCGTACTTTAGGAATTGACGACAATTTTAACCTTGTTGAACCCTACGAATTTAACGAGGAAACAGGATTATATTTCAAGGCAGAGCAACCCGATGTGCCTTATCAAAAATGTGATAACAACGCACACTTTGGCGCATGTAATGGCATGGTTAATTTGAATACGTTTGACCCCCCCGTAGATAAAGACGAAACGCTCTGTTTTGCGTGTCGCTTTAATGAAACAGTTCCCGATTTAACTATAGACAAACATATTCCGCTTTGGCGCAATATGGAAACGGCTAAGCGCCGTGCTTTATATACTTTAAAGGCACTTTGTGTTCCGCTTAATAACTTAAACCAAGACCCTGTAAATGGTTTAAGTTTTGACTTTATAACAGACAGAAACGTAAACGATCACTTTGTCACAAAGCTCGCAGGTCATGAGGATGTATTTACCGGACATAATTGTGGGCATATCACTATAAATTTAGCTGAAGCAGATGATATAGCGCGCTCACATACAAAGCATGCAATGGGTGAACGTTACCGTACTTTACTAGGGCATTTTCGCCATGAATTAGGCCATTATTATTTTGATCAACTCATTGCCAACTCACCAGAGAAACATGCTTTATGTAAGCAATACTTTGGCGATGATGCGCTTGATTACCAAGAAGCCCTCGACATACATTATAAAAATGGTGCACCCGCTAATTGGCATGAAAACTTTATTAGCGAGTATGCCACTATGCACCCATTTGAAGACTGGGCTGAAACATGGGCTCACTACATGCATATTATTGACACACTAGAGACTGCAAAAAACTTTTCAATTACAGGCTCTATTACCGGTAGCGAATATGAAATAGATGAAGCTGATGAGCTAAGACTGCCACAAAATTCACACTATTTTTATGGGCAAACTTCAATAACATCAATTTTAGATAGTTGGATGGAGTTTTCGATTATATTAAATTCTCTTAACCGTAGCATGGGGTTAGCCGATGCCTATCCGTTTGTGTTAACGCAAGCAGTAAGAACAAAGCTTGAATTTATTCATCATGCGATTCACAACAGACTTAACTTAATGCCCAAATTAGTTAACACACATACTGACTAA
- a CDS encoding LysR family transcriptional regulator codes for MARWDGIDEFIAVGEEGSFTAAAKTLGLSVAHISRHVTALEQRLNTQLLTRTTRKVVLTKEGEIFLHQIKHLQHAMDDATQGLATHQTTPKGKIKLTAPVMYGETFIMPIVHNFMHDHPEVEVIATLSNEQEDLLEGGFDLAIRLGHLKDSSLKARRLSARRFIMCASPSYLRRFGEPHTLGELNNHQCLIGNSSYWRVHESEREKHIKIAGRLHCNSGWALVDGAKKGLGIVQLPDYYIGNEINSGELVPILTSYQPKQEGVWGIYPPRQFVTTNVRVLLDYLVAGLKE; via the coding sequence ATGGCGCGTTGGGACGGGATTGACGAATTTATAGCGGTCGGTGAAGAAGGGAGCTTTACTGCTGCGGCAAAAACGCTAGGGCTTTCGGTTGCGCATATTAGCCGGCATGTAACCGCCCTTGAGCAACGTTTAAATACCCAGCTCTTAACGCGTACCACCCGAAAAGTTGTTCTTACCAAAGAAGGAGAGATTTTTTTACATCAAATAAAACACTTACAGCATGCAATGGACGATGCTACGCAAGGCCTTGCAACACATCAAACTACGCCTAAAGGAAAAATTAAGCTAACGGCCCCTGTTATGTATGGGGAGACATTTATTATGCCTATTGTGCACAATTTTATGCACGATCACCCTGAAGTAGAAGTTATTGCCACACTAAGTAACGAACAAGAAGATTTACTAGAAGGTGGGTTCGATTTAGCAATACGGTTAGGGCATTTAAAAGATTCAAGTTTAAAAGCACGAAGATTAAGTGCTCGGCGCTTTATTATGTGTGCATCACCTTCGTATTTAAGGCGCTTTGGTGAGCCGCATACCTTGGGGGAATTAAATAACCACCAATGCTTAATAGGTAATAGCAGTTATTGGCGTGTACACGAAAGTGAGCGTGAAAAACACATTAAAATTGCTGGCAGGCTACACTGCAATAGTGGGTGGGCACTTGTTGATGGTGCTAAAAAAGGCTTAGGAATTGTGCAACTGCCTGACTACTACATAGGGAACGAAATTAACAGTGGGGAGCTTGTGCCTATTTTAACGTCATATCAACCTAAGCAAGAAGGTGTGTGGGGCATTTATCCGCCGCGTCAATTTGTAACTACTAATGTACGTGTATTGCTAGACTATTTAGTTGCTGGCCTTAAAGAATAA
- a CDS encoding AMP-binding protein, with product MHTQHKAVKEVELINTLPLSQSYFKGSRNTPLTNKTIGAYFDFIVDKNPNSLAVVVNHQNIRLTYKEFQKEVNQLAMGLLAIGVKPGDRVGIWSPNNIQWCLTQFATAKIGAIMVCINPAYRPNELQYALNSVECSTLITASQFKGSNYIDMLNSLAPELKHCDNGKLSAQALPSLKNVIRIGDEISAGMFSFSDIMKMATSAHELELNAIATNLSADQDINIQFTSGTTGNPKGATLTHKNILNNALFVAESMHFTEQDKLCIPIPLYHCFAMVLGSLLCVAKGAAAIYPSDSFDAKTTLDVIEQEGCTALHGVPTMFISQLELSTFNEYDLRSLRTGVMAGSTCPEQVMRKVQTQMNMHQVLIAYGQTECSPINNITETDSSIERQVTTVGRALAHTEVKIIDELGNIQKIGLPGEVCSKGAGIMRCYWNDEEKTKATIDSDGWLHSGDLGVMDSEGFVSIVGRIKDMIIRGGENVYPREIEEVLYTYPGIQDAAIFGISDEKYGEEVCAWIQPKEDAILDEQAIREFLKDKLAYFKMPRYIRFVESYPMTVTGKLQKFKMREQMQEALSDKAFS from the coding sequence ATGCACACACAACATAAAGCGGTTAAAGAAGTAGAACTTATAAACACATTGCCGTTGTCACAAAGCTATTTTAAAGGCTCACGAAATACACCTTTAACCAATAAAACCATTGGTGCCTACTTTGATTTTATTGTCGACAAAAACCCCAATTCGCTCGCGGTGGTAGTAAATCATCAAAACATCCGTTTAACCTATAAAGAGTTTCAAAAAGAAGTAAATCAACTCGCTATGGGGTTATTAGCCATAGGCGTTAAGCCAGGAGATCGGGTAGGAATATGGTCACCAAATAATATTCAGTGGTGCCTAACTCAATTTGCTACCGCAAAAATTGGTGCCATTATGGTATGCATCAACCCAGCCTATCGGCCAAACGAGCTTCAATATGCATTAAATAGCGTTGAATGCTCTACACTCATTACGGCTTCACAGTTTAAAGGCAGCAACTATATAGATATGCTAAATAGTTTAGCGCCAGAACTTAAACATTGTGACAATGGCAAGCTTTCAGCTCAAGCCTTACCTAGTCTTAAAAATGTGATCCGCATTGGTGATGAGATAAGCGCTGGCATGTTTTCGTTTTCAGATATTATGAAGATGGCCACGTCAGCTCATGAGCTTGAACTTAACGCTATTGCTACAAATTTAAGTGCCGATCAGGACATAAATATTCAATTTACTTCGGGCACAACAGGTAACCCAAAAGGTGCAACGCTTACTCATAAAAACATATTAAACAATGCGCTATTTGTAGCAGAGTCCATGCATTTTACTGAGCAAGACAAGCTATGTATTCCCATTCCTTTATATCACTGCTTTGCAATGGTGCTTGGCAGTTTGTTATGTGTTGCAAAAGGAGCAGCAGCTATTTATCCAAGTGATTCGTTTGATGCAAAAACAACGCTTGATGTAATTGAGCAAGAAGGTTGTACAGCACTGCACGGTGTTCCCACTATGTTTATTAGTCAACTTGAGCTCAGCACCTTTAATGAATATGACTTAAGGTCACTTAGAACGGGGGTTATGGCAGGCTCTACTTGCCCTGAACAAGTCATGCGTAAAGTTCAAACCCAGATGAATATGCATCAGGTTTTAATTGCGTACGGACAAACAGAATGCAGCCCTATAAATAATATAACTGAAACAGACTCATCAATAGAGCGCCAAGTAACCACCGTTGGGCGCGCCCTTGCTCATACTGAGGTTAAAATTATTGATGAACTGGGTAATATTCAAAAAATAGGTTTACCCGGTGAAGTTTGCTCTAAAGGCGCAGGCATAATGCGCTGTTATTGGAATGACGAAGAAAAAACAAAAGCCACAATAGATAGTGACGGCTGGCTTCATTCAGGCGATCTAGGTGTTATGGATAGCGAAGGGTTTGTTAGCATTGTTGGGCGAATTAAAGACATGATTATTCGTGGTGGTGAAAACGTCTACCCTCGAGAAATTGAAGAGGTCCTTTATACATACCCCGGTATACAAGATGCCGCTATATTTGGTATTAGCGATGAAAAATACGGTGAGGAAGTGTGTGCGTGGATTCAGCCAAAAGAAGATGCAATACTTGATGAGCAAGCAATTCGTGAATTTTTAAAAGACAAATTGGCCTACTTTAAAATGCCTCGGTATATTCGTTTTGTAGAAAGTTACCCAATGACAGTAACGGGCAAACTACAAAAATTCAAAATGCGTGAGCAAATGCAAGAAGCGCTATCAGACAAAGCCTTCTCTTAA
- the fghA gene encoding S-formylglutathione hydrolase yields MLENISSTKVAGGWHKQYTHPATSTHCTMRFAVFLPPGASETNKVPVLYWLSGLTCTDENFMQKAGAFKKAAELGIAIVAPDTSPRGDNVPNDDNYDFGQGAGFYLNATQAPFNTHFNMYDYVVDELPELIEQHFPVTSTKAISGHSMGGHGALMVALKNPKAYVSASAFSPIVNPINCPWGIKAFTGYLGNDKSLWAQYDTCELMKLAKQDDYLPMLATQGGADGFLEEQLKPQNLVAVAHEKAYPLTLEMQEGYDHSYFFISSFIDQHLLFHSQFLTA; encoded by the coding sequence ATGTTAGAGAATATTTCAAGTACAAAAGTAGCTGGTGGTTGGCATAAGCAATATACTCATCCTGCAACAAGTACACATTGCACTATGCGCTTTGCGGTATTTTTACCACCAGGTGCAAGTGAAACAAACAAAGTACCTGTGCTTTATTGGCTATCGGGTTTAACCTGTACAGACGAAAACTTTATGCAAAAAGCGGGCGCGTTTAAAAAAGCCGCCGAGCTGGGTATAGCAATCGTTGCACCTGATACAAGCCCGCGTGGCGATAACGTACCCAATGATGATAATTACGACTTTGGTCAAGGTGCTGGCTTTTATCTAAATGCAACGCAAGCACCTTTTAATACACATTTTAATATGTACGACTACGTGGTTGATGAGCTACCAGAACTTATAGAGCAGCACTTTCCGGTAACAAGTACCAAAGCAATTAGTGGTCATTCTATGGGTGGGCACGGTGCTTTAATGGTTGCACTTAAAAACCCAAAAGCTTATGTAAGTGCCTCTGCATTTAGCCCAATAGTTAACCCAATAAATTGCCCTTGGGGCATAAAAGCGTTTACAGGTTATTTAGGCAATGATAAATCGCTTTGGGCACAATACGATACGTGCGAACTTATGAAGCTAGCAAAGCAAGACGATTACCTACCTATGCTAGCCACTCAAGGAGGCGCAGACGGGTTTTTAGAAGAGCAACTTAAACCACAAAACCTAGTAGCTGTCGCTCACGAGAAAGCTTATCCGTTGACGCTTGAAATGCAAGAAGGGTACGATCATAGTTACTTTTTTATAAGTAGCTTTATTGACCAACACTTATTATTTCATAGTCAGTTTTTGACTGCGTAG
- a CDS encoding lipoprotein-releasing ABC transporter permease subunit produces the protein MFQPVSLFIGLRYSRSSKGNAFISFISFFSIAGIAIGLMALFTVSSVMNGFENSLKTNMLGLIPHVEVQANKHTNAQMTELKLSLEQSPYVNHVSLYRHGEAILQTNNDLHGVLLQGLFDDNGSIYKVTDKIVQGDWQSVVNSNYNIAISRYLSRKLGVGVGEKLRVIMPNASTYTPLGRVPSQRLFKVAAIYETGSEIDMALAFTSGASLQRVLKLSKNTAPNLSVSLYEPFELDEFIKASQFILKEYTHTDWRSTQGTLFAAVAMEKRIMTMLLGLIVLVAVFNIVSALTMMVSEKQGEVAILQTLGLTPSQVQKVFMVQGLYNGVIGTAIGAFLGVLFSLYINELLAFVGLNLLAGAELPVKFNALSLTIIALGSIAMSFLATLYPARKAEKVKPAEVLRYE, from the coding sequence ATGTTTCAACCGGTTAGCTTATTTATAGGACTTAGATACAGCCGCTCCTCAAAAGGGAACGCGTTTATATCGTTTATTTCGTTTTTTTCTATTGCCGGTATTGCTATTGGTTTAATGGCTTTATTTACTGTAAGTAGTGTAATGAATGGCTTTGAGAATAGCTTAAAAACAAATATGTTAGGGCTTATACCGCACGTAGAGGTTCAAGCAAACAAACACACCAACGCACAAATGACAGAGCTTAAGTTAAGCTTAGAGCAATCTCCTTATGTAAATCATGTCAGCCTTTATAGGCACGGCGAAGCTATATTACAGACTAACAATGACCTTCATGGTGTGTTGTTACAAGGATTATTTGACGACAACGGCTCGATTTATAAAGTTACGGATAAAATAGTTCAAGGTGATTGGCAAAGCGTTGTGAACAGTAATTACAACATTGCAATTAGTCGTTACTTGAGCCGAAAATTAGGGGTAGGAGTAGGCGAGAAGCTTCGTGTAATTATGCCTAATGCTTCAACGTATACGCCTCTTGGTCGTGTGCCTAGCCAACGTTTATTTAAAGTGGCTGCTATTTACGAAACCGGCTCTGAAATAGACATGGCTCTTGCATTTACAAGCGGTGCGTCGTTACAACGAGTATTAAAGCTTAGTAAAAATACTGCACCAAATTTAAGCGTATCGTTATATGAGCCTTTTGAGCTTGATGAATTTATTAAAGCAAGCCAGTTTATTTTAAAAGAGTATACCCATACCGATTGGCGCAGCACCCAAGGAACACTTTTCGCTGCTGTAGCAATGGAAAAACGCATTATGACTATGTTACTTGGGCTTATAGTGCTAGTGGCAGTGTTTAATATTGTCTCGGCGCTCACAATGATGGTGAGTGAGAAGCAAGGTGAAGTCGCTATTTTACAAACCCTTGGTTTAACGCCCTCACAAGTGCAAAAAGTATTTATGGTACAAGGGTTATATAACGGTGTAATAGGCACTGCTATTGGCGCTTTTTTAGGTGTGCTATTTAGTTTATATATTAACGAACTACTGGCTTTTGTAGGCTTGAACTTATTAGCTGGGGCTGAGCTTCCGGTTAAATTTAATGCATTAAGCCTTACTATTATTGCGTTAGGTAGTATTGCAATGAGCTTTTTAGCTACTTTATATCCTGCGCGCAAAGCCGAAAAAGTAAAACCAGCAGAGGTACTGCGTTATGAATGA
- a CDS encoding SHOCT domain-containing protein: MQTLTDTGDNLVKGISARYGLSYDAVVHMLIAVNHGGGSMAQFNCPELGGSGQWMRGGMTMVGDMFNNGLKNTVDNLCNELANLLSANQVFPVIPAGTPGSAQWWPTDLGSPFSSGAQNNIRYAVFPNRLAVELNGQITIYDTLDHQISGVSQQQGSETSLTFNSQWGNISVNSLPLISQPTDTIIQSEQQNFAQATQAPIEQPVNNPASDQQAQQTQQIEPQKAVNNIINTQGNVLPFSVAETLEIIEKLAHLKELGALSESEFNTKKTELLQRI, encoded by the coding sequence ATGCAAACGCTAACTGATACTGGCGATAATTTAGTAAAAGGTATATCTGCGCGTTATGGCCTTAGCTACGATGCCGTAGTGCATATGCTAATAGCAGTAAATCATGGTGGTGGCTCAATGGCACAGTTTAATTGCCCTGAGCTTGGTGGTTCGGGTCAGTGGATGCGAGGCGGTATGACCATGGTTGGTGATATGTTTAATAACGGGTTAAAAAATACCGTCGATAACTTATGTAATGAACTGGCTAACCTTTTAAGTGCTAACCAGGTATTTCCTGTAATACCAGCAGGTACACCAGGTAGCGCTCAATGGTGGCCAACTGATTTGGGTAGCCCCTTTAGTAGTGGCGCGCAAAATAATATCCGTTATGCGGTATTCCCAAACAGGTTAGCCGTTGAGCTAAATGGTCAAATAACTATTTACGATACGCTTGATCACCAAATTAGTGGTGTAAGCCAGCAACAAGGTAGCGAAACTTCCCTTACGTTTAACAGCCAGTGGGGAAACATTAGCGTAAATAGTTTGCCATTAATTTCACAACCAACAGATACTATTATTCAGTCTGAGCAACAAAATTTTGCACAAGCAACACAAGCCCCTATTGAGCAACCTGTAAATAACCCAGCAAGTGATCAACAAGCTCAGCAAACGCAACAAATTGAGCCACAAAAAGCGGTAAATAATATAATAAATACACAAGGGAATGTTTTGCCGTTTTCGGTAGCTGAAACCCTCGAAATAATCGAAAAGCTTGCGCATTTAAAAGAGTTAGGTGCGCTAAGTGAAAGTGAGTTTAATACTAAAAAGACTGAATTATTACAACGCATATAG
- the lolD gene encoding lipoprotein-releasing ABC transporter ATP-binding protein LolD encodes MNDLVISCENLSKVYQDGNNKVEVLKGVDLALQQGEMLAIVGSSGSGKSTLLHILGTLDSATSGSAKIKNQEVAKLSRTQQAAFRNQNLGFIYQFHHLLMEFSAVENVAMPLLIKGLSAKAAKLHALEMLDKVGLAHRSAHKPSALSGGERQRVAIARALVTKPALVLADEPTGNLDKQNAIKIYDLINELNKSLNTSFVVVTHDLELADKLGKIAYLDDGKLLIKESQHVA; translated from the coding sequence ATGAATGATTTAGTTATTAGCTGCGAAAATTTAAGTAAAGTTTATCAAGATGGCAACAACAAAGTTGAAGTTTTAAAAGGTGTTGATTTAGCACTACAGCAAGGAGAAATGCTTGCTATTGTAGGCAGTTCTGGCTCTGGTAAAAGTACGTTGTTGCATATTTTAGGCACCCTTGATAGCGCAACTTCGGGCAGTGCAAAAATTAAAAACCAAGAAGTAGCTAAGCTCTCACGCACTCAACAAGCTGCATTTAGAAATCAAAATTTGGGTTTTATTTATCAGTTTCACCATTTATTGATGGAGTTTAGTGCCGTAGAAAACGTAGCAATGCCACTACTCATTAAAGGGTTAAGCGCAAAGGCTGCAAAATTACACGCGCTGGAGATGCTAGATAAAGTAGGCCTTGCTCATAGAAGTGCGCATAAACCTTCAGCACTTTCTGGTGGTGAGCGGCAACGCGTTGCTATAGCGCGTGCTTTGGTAACTAAACCTGCATTAGTACTTGCAGATGAACCTACTGGTAATTTAGATAAACAAAATGCGATTAAAATTTACGATTTAATTAATGAGCTAAATAAAAGTTTAAATACCAGCTTTGTGGTTGTAACACATGATTTAGAGCTCGCAGATAAGCTTGGAAAAATAGCATATTTAGATGATGGAAAATTATTAATTAAAGAGTCGCAGCATGTTGCTTAG